Proteins encoded within one genomic window of Flavobacterium oreochromis:
- a CDS encoding T9SS type B sorting domain-containing protein: MKNYLLKTILFFIISTTYSQYINVNDQYTANELVTIFLGGATCGSVSNVSINGGNNFGTSSIGYFDRNNTSFPLQNGIILSTGKVINAIGPNTGNVSDGSTSWQGDNDLMQALGINNTFNASVLEFDYIPFTNKISFDYIFASEQYLSNPSSNQCGYTDGFAFLIKPNNSNQNYQNIALVPGTNTPVTVQTIRGEGTICPKSNEQYFDRFNPFNSPITFNGQTKILKAESSVIAGNSYHIKLVIADQGNEKYDSAIFLGGGSFQSEIFLGDHHTIASKNPYCSGDIIELDATQYGTKNTYTWYKNNVNTGVHTAKYTIIDNTNTNEVEYRVEVMLNGVCLSKGSTKVQFSNLPNLTPQNLIECDFNKDGKGFYDLTKLNQTLTHNDPNLKIVFSEKSNGTPITDLNYYLSSPKTIFAKVSNTYCSNETTINLQLSGITPTNKVYTKCDEDDKKDGFTNFILNQELLPVILPNTTNYPEISFYKNINDAEKKTLPLANNFTNTIRDEQKIYARIDQNNICDNLIEITLKVNYINSDTIENKNLIICKGETLKIEAPTNYTGYLWNTLATSSHIIINQKGIYTVELTNSEGCKATKKYVVQESAPATDINAVITDFSNSNSLEISYTSNGGEYEFSVDGIQYQNSNFFTNLEQGEYQISVRDKNGCEPTPHQTVYILDYPKFFTPNNDGYNDTWYIKDSKFKKVIEEIEIFDRYGKLLKQLTPNQSWDGTYLGISVPSDDYWFTIKLYNNKSIKNHFSLKR, translated from the coding sequence ATGAAAAATTACCTTTTAAAAACTATTTTATTTTTTATAATAAGTACAACCTATTCACAATATATAAATGTAAATGACCAATATACCGCTAATGAGTTAGTAACTATTTTTTTAGGTGGAGCAACATGTGGTAGTGTATCCAATGTTTCAATAAATGGTGGTAATAATTTTGGAACTTCAAGCATTGGATATTTTGATCGTAATAACACTTCCTTTCCTTTACAAAATGGTATTATATTAAGTACAGGCAAGGTAATAAATGCCATAGGTCCTAATACTGGTAATGTATCCGATGGATCTACTTCTTGGCAAGGTGATAATGATTTAATGCAAGCTCTAGGTATTAATAATACTTTTAATGCTTCTGTACTAGAATTTGATTATATTCCCTTCACAAATAAAATTTCATTTGATTATATTTTTGCATCAGAACAATATCTCTCAAATCCGTCTTCAAATCAATGTGGTTATACAGATGGATTTGCTTTTTTAATAAAACCTAATAATAGTAATCAGAATTATCAGAATATTGCACTAGTTCCAGGAACAAATACACCAGTAACGGTACAAACAATTAGAGGAGAAGGAACAATTTGTCCAAAAAGTAATGAGCAATATTTTGATCGTTTTAATCCATTTAATTCTCCAATTACTTTTAATGGCCAAACTAAAATTTTAAAAGCTGAATCTTCCGTAATAGCAGGTAATTCTTATCACATTAAACTAGTCATCGCAGATCAAGGAAATGAAAAATATGATTCAGCTATTTTTTTAGGAGGCGGCTCTTTTCAAAGTGAAATATTCTTAGGAGACCATCACACAATAGCATCTAAAAATCCTTATTGTTCAGGAGATATAATAGAATTAGACGCTACACAGTATGGCACTAAAAACACCTATACTTGGTATAAAAACAATGTAAATACAGGAGTTCATACCGCTAAATACACAATTATAGACAACACAAATACAAATGAAGTTGAATATCGAGTTGAAGTTATGCTTAATGGAGTTTGTCTTTCTAAAGGTAGTACTAAAGTACAATTCTCAAACCTTCCTAACTTAACCCCTCAAAATTTAATAGAATGTGATTTTAATAAAGACGGTAAAGGTTTTTATGATTTAACAAAACTAAATCAGACATTAACGCATAACGATCCTAATTTAAAAATTGTTTTTTCTGAGAAATCAAATGGAACTCCTATTACAGATTTAAATTACTATCTATCTTCCCCTAAGACTATTTTTGCTAAAGTCAGTAACACTTATTGCTCAAATGAAACAACAATAAATCTTCAACTTTCAGGAATTACTCCTACTAATAAAGTTTATACTAAATGTGATGAAGATGATAAAAAAGATGGTTTTACTAATTTTATATTAAATCAAGAACTACTACCTGTTATTCTTCCAAACACAACTAATTATCCAGAAATAAGTTTTTATAAAAATATCAATGATGCTGAGAAAAAAACATTACCACTAGCAAATAATTTTACCAATACAATACGAGATGAACAAAAGATTTATGCTCGAATTGATCAAAATAATATATGTGATAACCTAATTGAAATAACTCTTAAAGTAAATTATATTAATTCTGATACAATAGAAAACAAAAATCTAATTATTTGTAAAGGTGAAACTTTAAAAATTGAGGCTCCGACAAATTATACAGGTTACCTTTGGAACACACTCGCAACTAGTTCTCACATTATTATAAATCAAAAAGGAATTTACACAGTTGAACTCACTAATTCAGAAGGATGTAAAGCGACTAAAAAATATGTGGTTCAGGAATCAGCTCCTGCAACTGATATAAATGCAGTAATTACTGATTTTTCAAATTCTAATTCATTAGAAATTTCTTACACCTCTAATGGTGGAGAGTATGAATTTTCAGTAGACGGTATTCAATACCAAAACTCTAATTTCTTCACGAATCTTGAACAAGGAGAATACCAAATTTCAGTTAGAGATAAAAACGGATGTGAACCAACTCCTCATCAAACAGTTTATATATTGGATTACCCTAAATTTTTTACTCCTAACAATGATGGATATAATGATACCTGGTATATTAAAGACTCTAAATTTAAAAAAGTTATTGAAGAAATAGAAATTTTTGATCGTTATGGTAAATTATTAAAACAATTAACCCCTAATCAATCATGGGATGGAACTTATTTAGGAATTAGTGTACCTTCAGATGATTATTGGTTTACCATAAAACTTTACAATAATAAATCTATTAAAAATCATTTTAGCCTTAAAAGATAA
- the nadC gene encoding carboxylating nicotinate-nucleotide diphosphorylase — protein MISEKQFQEELIDIIAKGVREDIGPGDYSSLACIPVTEVGKAKLLVKDAGIIAGVEFAKMIFNYVDPTLEIEILIQDGTPVKYGDIVLYVKGSSQSILKAERLVLNSMQRMSAIATKTNHYVQLLQGTQTKVLDTRKTTPGFRACEKWAVKIGGGENHRFALYDMIMLKDNHIDFAGGITSAIAKTKEYLLANDLDLRIIVEARNLEEVQEILESEGVYRILIDNFNFEDTRTAVQMIGNKCLTESSGNINEKTIREYAACGVNYISSGALTHSVYNMDLSLKAV, from the coding sequence ATGATTTCAGAAAAACAGTTTCAAGAGGAACTTATTGATATAATAGCTAAAGGAGTAAGAGAAGATATAGGACCAGGAGATTACAGTTCTTTAGCTTGTATTCCTGTTACAGAAGTGGGTAAAGCAAAACTTTTAGTTAAAGATGCAGGAATCATTGCAGGAGTAGAATTTGCCAAAATGATTTTTAATTACGTAGATCCTACCTTAGAAATAGAAATTTTAATTCAAGATGGAACTCCAGTAAAATATGGAGATATTGTCTTGTATGTTAAGGGGAGTTCACAATCTATTTTAAAAGCAGAGCGTTTAGTGCTTAATTCTATGCAACGTATGAGTGCAATAGCTACTAAAACAAATCATTATGTACAATTACTACAAGGTACTCAAACAAAAGTTTTAGATACACGAAAAACTACTCCAGGTTTTAGAGCTTGTGAAAAATGGGCTGTAAAAATAGGAGGAGGAGAAAATCATCGTTTTGCCCTTTATGACATGATTATGTTAAAAGATAATCATATTGATTTTGCAGGAGGTATTACTTCAGCAATAGCTAAAACGAAAGAATATTTATTAGCAAATGATTTAGATTTAAGAATTATTGTAGAAGCTCGTAATTTAGAAGAAGTACAAGAAATTTTAGAATCTGAAGGCGTTTACCGTATTTTAATTGATAACTTTAATTTTGAAGACACTCGTACTGCTGTTCAAATGATTGGAAATAAGTGTTTAACAGAGTCTTCTGGTAATATTAATGAAAAGACGATAAGAGAATACGCAGCGTGTGGAGTTAATTATATTTCATCAGGAGCCTTAACTCATTCGGTATATAATATGGACCTATCTCTAAAAGCTGTATAA
- a CDS encoding YihY/virulence factor BrkB family protein, whose protein sequence is MENTKDILLKIPLAKQLVVVLDNIKLPWLNGLSFYELVEFYLVGILQGGISYRAAAIAFSFFMALFPFALFILNLIPYIPIKGFQSDFLVFVRDNVPPTTFDAIENIIKDILNNSQTGLLSWGVFLSVFLMTNGVNAVMSGFETSLHVTVKRPYFRQYFVALLISLILTTILIITVSAIIFLEIVIQKTIIQDVLNSRVSEKISLIEMGRYSFVIIMILLATAILFKYGIKQSKKKRLITIGTVFTTGLIVVSSYFFGIWVVKFSKYNELYGSIGTLLVFLFYLWINCMVLLLGFELDASIRKLKKIK, encoded by the coding sequence ATGGAAAATACAAAAGACATACTTCTAAAAATACCATTAGCTAAACAGTTGGTAGTTGTTTTAGATAATATAAAATTACCTTGGCTAAATGGATTATCATTTTATGAATTAGTAGAATTTTATTTAGTAGGAATTCTTCAAGGGGGTATTAGTTATAGAGCAGCTGCTATTGCTTTTAGTTTTTTTATGGCATTATTTCCTTTTGCCTTATTTATTTTAAATTTAATTCCATATATTCCTATTAAAGGCTTTCAAAGTGACTTTTTAGTATTTGTGAGAGATAATGTACCACCAACAACATTTGATGCTATTGAAAATATTATTAAAGATATTCTTAATAATAGCCAGACAGGATTGCTTTCTTGGGGGGTGTTTTTATCTGTTTTTTTAATGACTAATGGAGTAAATGCAGTAATGAGTGGTTTTGAAACCTCATTACATGTTACTGTAAAAAGGCCTTATTTTAGACAGTATTTTGTAGCCTTACTTATTTCATTAATACTTACTACTATTCTTATTATAACCGTATCTGCTATTATATTTTTAGAAATAGTTATTCAAAAGACCATTATACAAGATGTTCTGAACTCTAGAGTTTCTGAAAAAATATCTTTGATAGAAATGGGCAGATATTCTTTTGTAATTATTATGATTTTGTTAGCAACAGCTATTTTGTTCAAATACGGCATTAAGCAGTCTAAAAAAAAGCGACTTATAACTATTGGTACTGTTTTTACAACAGGATTAATTGTAGTATCTTCCTACTTTTTTGGTATTTGGGTTGTTAAATTTTCAAAATATAATGAACTTTATGGTTCAATAGGTACACTTTTAGTATTCCTTTTTTATCTTTGGATTAACTGTATGGTCTTGTTATTAGGTTTTGAATTAGATGCATCCATACGAAAACTTAAAAAAATTAAATAA
- a CDS encoding DUF2147 domain-containing protein, which yields MKKIALLTLLFGCLQMNAQSVFGKWKTIDDKTGKAKSVVEIFESNGKVFGKVIEILDPTKRDRKCEKCDGADKNKPVLGLLIIKGLSKDGEEYNGGNITDPESGNVYKCFIKLNSKDRLTVRGYMGISLIGRSQTWVRI from the coding sequence ATGAAAAAAATTGCACTTTTAACTTTATTATTCGGGTGTTTACAAATGAATGCTCAATCTGTTTTTGGTAAATGGAAAACTATTGATGATAAAACAGGAAAAGCAAAGTCTGTAGTTGAAATTTTTGAATCAAATGGGAAAGTATTTGGAAAAGTAATTGAAATTCTAGATCCAACAAAACGTGACAGAAAATGTGAAAAATGTGATGGTGCTGATAAAAATAAACCAGTTTTAGGTTTATTGATTATTAAAGGGCTTTCAAAAGATGGAGAAGAATACAACGGAGGAAATATTACAGATCCTGAATCAGGAAATGTATATAAATGCTTCATAAAACTAAATAGTAAAGATCGTTTGACAGTAAGAGGTTACATGGGAATTTCTCTTATAGGACGTTCACAAACTTGGGTAAGAATCTAA